Proteins encoded within one genomic window of Salipaludibacillus agaradhaerens:
- a CDS encoding spore germination protein encodes MPNQHEKPPTKKLTFDLSENINLIRWGTGHSEDIIVRTVSVGSPTLKGALIYTDGLTNDHLVQTAVIEPIMRAGSNVLYDYGTLDHIFRALHETILHMTEYAYEKEIETIVTALLSGDTVFLLEGLDECSLIASKKWEERGVEEAGTQTVVRGPKEAFSESLKSNLALVRRKIKDSDLTVKYHQVGSRTKTKIAIMSIDGLCDEKVLSEIVKRIENINEESILESGHIEKIIQDEPYTPFPTVYNSERPDNIAAGVLKGRIAILVDGTPFALLVPALFDHFFRSMEDDYQRSDIATFTRLIRYIAFTLALLVPSVFIAITTFHQEMLPTPLLFSLAAQREGTPFPTIVEALAMELTFEILREAGVRMPRAIGSAISIVGALVIGQAAVEAGFVSGAMVIVVALTAISSFVSPSYSMGIAARLLRFLFMIIASFLGLYGVILGLILLTLHLCSLRSYSVPYLQLPTLAKLRMKRKGSSQQGQQKQQQAMEGGS; translated from the coding sequence ATGCCAAATCAACATGAAAAACCTCCGACTAAGAAGCTCACATTTGATTTGTCAGAAAACATTAACTTAATTCGTTGGGGAACAGGTCATAGCGAGGATATCATTGTGAGAACTGTCAGTGTTGGCTCTCCAACATTAAAAGGGGCACTTATCTACACAGATGGTCTAACAAACGACCATTTAGTACAAACGGCTGTCATTGAACCGATTATGAGAGCAGGATCAAATGTTCTATATGATTATGGCACGCTCGATCATATATTTAGAGCGCTTCATGAGACTATTCTTCACATGACAGAATATGCGTATGAAAAAGAGATTGAAACCATCGTGACGGCCTTATTATCTGGTGATACAGTTTTTTTGTTAGAAGGATTAGATGAATGTTCATTAATTGCTTCGAAAAAATGGGAAGAGCGCGGTGTTGAAGAAGCTGGTACACAAACCGTGGTGAGAGGCCCGAAAGAAGCGTTTAGTGAAAGTCTCAAATCTAATTTAGCTCTCGTGAGAAGAAAGATAAAAGATTCGGATTTAACGGTTAAATATCATCAAGTAGGAAGTAGAACAAAAACGAAAATTGCTATCATGTCTATTGATGGACTTTGTGACGAAAAAGTATTGTCTGAAATTGTGAAGAGAATTGAAAATATTAACGAAGAATCTATTTTAGAAAGTGGGCACATCGAAAAGATCATTCAGGATGAGCCTTATACACCTTTTCCAACTGTTTACAATAGTGAACGACCTGACAATATTGCCGCTGGTGTGTTAAAAGGCCGTATTGCCATTCTCGTTGATGGGACGCCTTTTGCGCTACTCGTTCCAGCACTGTTTGATCATTTTTTTCGATCCATGGAAGATGACTATCAACGCTCAGATATTGCCACTTTCACACGACTTATCCGTTACATTGCATTTACACTAGCATTGTTAGTTCCATCGGTGTTTATTGCTATTACGACATTTCATCAAGAGATGCTGCCAACCCCACTTTTATTTAGTTTAGCTGCTCAACGGGAAGGCACCCCTTTTCCCACAATTGTAGAAGCACTAGCGATGGAACTTACCTTTGAAATATTGAGAGAAGCGGGAGTAAGAATGCCCCGAGCTATCGGGTCAGCGATTTCAATCGTGGGCGCTCTTGTCATTGGTCAAGCTGCTGTTGAAGCGGGCTTCGTATCAGGAGCGATGGTAATTGTGGTGGCACTTACCGCTATAAGTAGTTTTGTTAGCCCCTCATACAGCATGGGAATTGCGGCTAGACTATTGAGGTTCCTCTTTATGATTATCGCCTCTTTTTTAGGGTTATATGGCGTTATTTTAGGTCTGATTCTTTTAACCCTTCATCTATGTAGCTTGCGCTCGTATAGTGTGCCATATTTACAGCTGCCTACCTTAGCTAAGCTTAGAATGAAAAGGAAGGGCAGTTCACAGCAAGGACAGCAAAAGCAGCAGCAGGCAATGGAAGGTGGTTCATAA
- a CDS encoding Ger(x)C family spore germination protein gives MLRVSLQQLTLVILVILAPFLSGCWDANELGDLGIVFGIAIDKADNGDYLVTTQVINASEIGEQETSERAAAVTFTESGASVSEALRRLATRTPKQFYFFHLRFIVISEDMAKEEGLASFIDLLSRHDEMRTDFYIAVARNTRAKDILTLFTRLEKIPANSLFATLELSEVLWAPTVATFLDELIIDMELIGKEPVLAGVEIIGDEQEGKLPENVTKIQPDALINFLTIGVFKEDKLCYWMTEDQSKGFNYIVGNIETTLGVIPVDESLISIEILDADSELEVTVDKGEITIDITITGDGNIVEVKGDIDLSDPKEIEKANEVGRDRIKELVVDSLAEAQKHQTDVFGFGELVRKEDPQLWKQLKDKWGDEFAELNTSVNVEMSIEYTGNRYKPIN, from the coding sequence ATGTTACGAGTAAGTTTACAGCAGTTAACTCTCGTGATTTTAGTCATACTAGCTCCTTTTTTATCTGGCTGCTGGGATGCAAATGAATTAGGTGATTTAGGGATTGTTTTCGGTATCGCCATAGACAAAGCAGATAATGGGGATTATCTTGTCACCACCCAAGTCATTAATGCGTCAGAAATTGGCGAGCAAGAAACATCTGAACGAGCAGCCGCAGTCACATTTACAGAGTCTGGTGCCTCTGTTTCAGAAGCGTTAAGACGGTTAGCCACTCGAACACCGAAACAGTTTTATTTCTTTCATTTGCGTTTCATTGTCATTAGTGAAGACATGGCGAAGGAGGAAGGGCTCGCTAGTTTTATTGATCTTTTATCTCGTCATGATGAGATGAGAACCGATTTTTACATTGCAGTCGCTCGTAATACTAGAGCGAAAGATATTTTGACTCTTTTTACCCGACTAGAGAAAATACCTGCTAATAGTTTATTTGCCACTTTAGAATTATCAGAAGTGTTATGGGCTCCAACTGTTGCCACATTTTTAGATGAACTCATTATTGATATGGAGCTTATAGGAAAAGAACCTGTATTAGCAGGTGTTGAAATAATAGGGGACGAGCAGGAAGGTAAATTACCAGAAAATGTGACGAAAATTCAACCAGATGCCCTCATAAATTTCCTGACGATTGGGGTATTTAAAGAGGATAAATTATGTTATTGGATGACGGAGGACCAAAGTAAGGGCTTTAATTACATTGTAGGTAACATCGAGACAACGCTCGGTGTTATTCCTGTAGACGAGTCTTTGATTTCAATTGAAATACTTGATGCTGATAGTGAGTTAGAGGTCACTGTTGATAAAGGGGAGATAACAATAGATATTACCATCACAGGGGACGGGAACATCGTTGAAGTGAAAGGAGATATTGACTTAAGTGACCCGAAAGAGATAGAAAAAGCCAATGAGGTGGGAAGAGACAGAATAAAAGAACTAGTGGTCGATTCTCTAGCAGAAGCACAGAAGCATCAGACGGACGTGTTCGGGTTTGGTGAGCTTGTAAGGAAAGAAGATCCCCAATTGTGGAAGCAATTAAAGGATAAGTGGGGGGACGAGTTTGCCGAATTGAATACATCGGTGAATGTGGAGATGTCTATAGAGTATACAGGAAATAGATATAAGCCTATTAATTAA